Proteins encoded by one window of Actinomycetota bacterium:
- a CDS encoding WhiB family transcriptional regulator produces MADGFGDIDISLLPKDPLPPDVWQDRAACYGIDPEVFFPASEEDAGLALSYCGACGIREMCLAWALKNRERYGVWGGLTEQQRRRLQRQVA; encoded by the coding sequence ATGGCTGACGGATTCGGGGACATCGACATCTCGCTTCTTCCGAAGGACCCGCTCCCACCGGACGTGTGGCAGGACCGGGCCGCATGCTACGGCATCGACCCCGAGGTCTTCTTCCCTGCCTCCGAGGAGGACGCCGGCCTGGCCCTGTCCTACTGCGGGGCCTGCGGCATCCGCGAGATGTGCCTGGCCTGGGCCCTCAAGAACCGGGAGCGCTACGGCGTGTGGGGCGGCCTGACCGAGCAGCAGCGCCGCCGCCTCCAGCGCCAGGTCGCCTAG